In Flavobacterium sp., a single window of DNA contains:
- a CDS encoding putative LPS assembly protein LptD produces the protein MIIFAKKLYVSLTCQKTSHNFTKIAFKPLQTNLFNIVLISFFLTLGCGNLYSQEIKSKKKPLPAAKQTDKPQITQNDTIKLDTVRPTKTFLDGKVRYKAKDYAKIDQKKKLITLYNEAELYYKDVELKSGIIVLNYEKDEVYAGRIKDSAGVLTQFPNFKQGSNEVQPDSIRFNFKTKKALIYNSRTKQGELNIKAAVTKKENDSVYYLKDARITTAQDIDNPEYYFRTSKIKFVPGEKIVTGLTQMVIADVPTPLALPYGYFPLSKEKSVSGIIVPSYNDSNTRGFSLQNGGYYFALSDNYDLTVLGDYYTNGSYAMRFESAYATRYKYRGNVNIRFENLISSERGYPDYSKQNIYNIQWSHSKDSKSNPNSSFSASVNMGSSKYFKQSINQANIGSNLNNTLSSSISYNRTFNTIPGSRISLTATHQQNTQTEQIQMSLPNLQGSIDRIYPFVGKDGVKKGFIKNINLQYNVTGKNNIVTYDSLFFKPQMFRDAQIGMQHTIPISTNFKIFKYFSAGASTNYQETWVTKTIEKNYDSTEGKVVDKTINGFDSYRTYNLSTNLGTTIYGTFNFGEDKRIQAIRHVMRPSITYSYTPSFERYYDHYTVDAAGRISTDEYSRFANGVYGAPGQNNSNIVGFALSNTFEAKVRDSDSTKTEPKKIMLLNNLNFNTSYNFSADGKKTLAWQPVVLSGGTQFFDNKMNVNFGAVLNPYAIDNAGNVINKYNIDNGGSLFRMTSANITMNYSFSNKGTGKEKNSQSQRNGGRNDDLFGTNTDLNDSRNSQFANEPEREDDAISEFFSSKIPWDMTMAYSLTYTNAARENKISGNSIMISANMDITPKWKGGISTGYDFVQKGVTFTQFRFERDLLSWRMAFNWNPMGTNANWNFFIGIKSGMLSDIKWNKRSTSNR, from the coding sequence TTGATTATTTTTGCCAAAAAATTATATGTAAGTTTGACATGTCAAAAAACAAGCCATAATTTTACAAAAATAGCATTTAAACCTTTGCAGACAAACTTATTTAATATCGTTTTAATATCATTTTTCCTAACTTTAGGATGTGGTAATTTATATTCGCAGGAGATAAAATCTAAAAAAAAGCCGTTACCAGCTGCAAAACAAACAGATAAGCCTCAAATAACTCAAAATGATACTATCAAACTTGATACTGTCAGACCTACAAAGACTTTTTTGGACGGAAAGGTTAGATACAAGGCAAAAGACTACGCTAAAATCGATCAGAAGAAAAAACTGATTACGCTATATAATGAAGCTGAACTCTACTATAAAGATGTGGAGCTAAAATCAGGTATAATTGTTCTGAATTATGAAAAAGATGAAGTGTATGCCGGGAGAATTAAAGATTCAGCCGGGGTTTTAACGCAGTTTCCTAACTTCAAACAAGGTTCAAACGAAGTACAGCCGGATTCCATCCGCTTTAACTTTAAAACTAAAAAAGCTTTAATTTATAATTCAAGAACTAAACAAGGCGAATTAAATATTAAAGCGGCCGTTACCAAAAAAGAAAACGATTCTGTTTACTATTTAAAAGATGCACGTATTACAACGGCTCAGGATATTGACAATCCTGAATATTATTTCAGAACCAGTAAGATCAAATTTGTTCCCGGTGAAAAAATCGTTACCGGTTTAACTCAAATGGTTATTGCTGATGTTCCTACTCCTTTGGCCTTACCATATGGTTATTTCCCTTTAAGTAAGGAAAAAAGCGTTTCGGGTATTATTGTGCCAAGTTATAATGACTCTAACACGAGAGGTTTCTCTCTGCAAAATGGTGGTTATTACTTTGCATTAAGCGACAATTATGATTTAACTGTTTTAGGAGATTATTATACAAATGGTAGTTACGCCATGCGTTTTGAATCGGCTTATGCAACGAGATATAAATACCGAGGCAATGTTAATATTCGTTTTGAAAACCTGATAAGCAGTGAAAGAGGTTATCCTGATTATTCGAAGCAAAACATTTACAACATTCAGTGGTCGCACTCAAAAGATTCAAAATCGAATCCTAATTCAAGTTTCTCTGCCTCTGTAAACATGGGTAGTAGTAAATATTTTAAGCAGTCTATTAATCAGGCCAATATTGGTTCAAACCTGAACAATACTTTAAGTTCATCTATTTCATACAACAGAACTTTTAATACGATTCCGGGATCGCGTATATCGTTGACAGCTACGCATCAACAAAATACGCAAACAGAACAAATTCAGATGAGTTTACCAAACTTACAGGGAAGTATTGACCGTATTTACCCTTTTGTTGGAAAAGACGGCGTTAAAAAAGGTTTTATCAAAAACATCAACCTGCAATATAATGTAACAGGTAAAAACAATATCGTTACTTATGACTCTTTATTCTTTAAACCTCAAATGTTTAGAGATGCTCAAATTGGTATGCAGCATACAATTCCGATTAGTACTAACTTCAAAATCTTTAAATATTTTAGTGCCGGAGCCTCTACTAATTATCAGGAAACCTGGGTTACCAAAACTATTGAAAAGAATTATGATTCTACAGAAGGAAAAGTTGTAGATAAAACGATAAATGGTTTTGACTCGTACAGAACTTATAATTTAAGCACCAATTTAGGAACTACTATTTACGGTACATTCAACTTTGGTGAGGATAAAAGAATTCAGGCTATACGACATGTTATGCGACCGAGTATTACGTATTCATATACGCCGAGTTTTGAACGCTATTATGACCATTATACGGTCGATGCAGCAGGTAGAATTTCTACAGATGAATACTCGCGTTTTGCAAATGGTGTTTATGGTGCTCCCGGGCAAAATAATTCGAATATAGTTGGTTTTGCCTTAAGTAATACTTTTGAGGCCAAAGTACGAGACAGTGACAGTACTAAAACAGAGCCGAAGAAAATAATGCTTTTAAACAATTTAAACTTCAATACAAGTTATAATTTTAGTGCCGACGGTAAAAAGACTTTAGCTTGGCAGCCGGTTGTTTTAAGTGGTGGAACGCAATTTTTTGACAATAAAATGAATGTCAATTTTGGTGCAGTTTTAAATCCTTATGCTATTGACAACGCCGGAAACGTGATAAACAAATACAACATTGATAATGGCGGAAGTTTGTTTAGAATGACAAGTGCCAACATTACCATGAATTACTCTTTTTCTAATAAGGGAACCGGAAAAGAAAAAAACTCACAGAGTCAGCGTAACGGAGGTCGTAATGATGACTTATTCGGAACAAATACAGACTTAAACGACAGCAGAAACAGTCAATTTGCCAATGAGCCTGAACGTGAAGATGATGCTATAAGTGAATTCTTTAGTTCGAAAATTCCGTGGGATATGACTATGGCTTATTCTTTAACGTATACCAACGCTGCCCGCGAAAACAAAATTTCAGGTAACTCTATCATGATTTCTGCCAATATGGATATTACTCCTAAATGGAAAGGCGGTATTTCTACCGGTTATGATTTTGTTCAAAAAGGTGTTACTTTTACTCAGTTCCGTTTTGAGAGAGATTTGTTAAGCTGGAGAATGGCTTTTAACTGGAATCCAATGGGAACAAATGCTAACTGGAACTTTTTCATCGGAATTAAGTCTGGTATGCTTAGTGACATTAAATGGAATAAACGCAGTACTTCAAATCGATAA
- a CDS encoding RidA family protein, which translates to MKKIIFTEKAPAPIGPYNQAVLSGNTLYASGQIAINPASGELVTDNINDETKQVMENIAAILEAANMTFENVVKATIFIMDMNNFGAINTVYGSYFNEKTAPARETVQVACLPKNVNVEISIIAVQ; encoded by the coding sequence ATGAAAAAAATAATCTTTACAGAGAAAGCTCCGGCTCCTATTGGCCCATATAATCAGGCTGTATTATCAGGAAATACACTTTATGCTTCGGGACAAATTGCAATTAATCCAGCTTCCGGAGAACTTGTTACGGATAATATTAATGACGAAACGAAACAAGTTATGGAGAATATTGCAGCGATTTTAGAAGCCGCAAATATGACTTTTGAAAATGTGGTAAAAGCAACCATCTTCATTATGGACATGAACAATTTTGGTGCAATAAACACGGTATATGGTTCTTATTTTAACGAAAAAACCGCTCCAGCACGTGAAACGGTTCAAGTGGCATGTCTGCCAAAAAATGTAAATGTTGAGATTTCTATAATTGCAGTGCAATAG
- a CDS encoding methylglyoxal synthase, with translation MEIAIIAHDGKKADLIDFLIKNEAILHNEKIKLIGTGTTGGKAEAAGFKTQRMLSGPLGGDAQIAGRVAEGITNMVFFFKDPLSSHPHEADINMLIRVCDVHNVPLATNEATAQLLLDAIALQL, from the coding sequence ATGGAAATTGCAATTATTGCACACGATGGTAAAAAAGCTGATTTGATTGATTTTTTGATTAAAAATGAAGCGATTCTTCATAATGAAAAAATCAAACTAATTGGTACCGGAACAACTGGAGGAAAAGCCGAAGCAGCGGGATTTAAAACGCAAAGAATGCTTTCAGGACCTTTAGGTGGTGATGCACAGATTGCAGGAAGAGTGGCAGAAGGAATTACCAATATGGTGTTCTTTTTTAAAGACCCGTTATCAAGTCATCCCCATGAAGCAGATATTAATATGCTGATTCGTGTTTGCGATGTGCATAATGTGCCGCTGGCAACAAATGAAGCAACGGCACAATTATTATTAGATGCTATTGCACTGCAATTATAG
- a CDS encoding N-acetylglucosamine kinase encodes MKLIVDSGSTKADWIAIDDNGKVLFTTQTLGLNPEILDGPEIISRLNDRFDILQNKKNATHLFFYGAGCGTDRMKEWLKQIFQEYFSNAIVDVQEDTYAAVYATTPKGEEAIVSILGTGSNCSYFDGKVLHQKVQSLGYIVMDDCSGNVFGKELIRKYYFNKMPKELAVELEKEYDVDPDFIKNKLYKEPNPNAYLATYAKFLIKHKDTEFCRKIIFKGMKSFVKNYIKQFDNCKEVQVHFVGSIAFYLKDELQETFDKYELKLGNVLRRPIDGLIAYHVANQ; translated from the coding sequence ATGAAATTAATAGTTGACAGTGGATCTACTAAAGCCGATTGGATTGCGATAGATGATAATGGAAAAGTACTATTCACAACACAAACATTAGGATTAAATCCTGAAATTCTTGACGGACCGGAAATCATCTCAAGATTAAACGACCGTTTTGATATTCTTCAAAATAAAAAAAATGCAACACATTTGTTCTTTTACGGAGCAGGCTGCGGAACAGACAGAATGAAAGAATGGTTGAAACAAATCTTTCAGGAGTATTTTTCTAACGCTATCGTAGATGTTCAGGAAGATACTTATGCGGCTGTTTATGCTACAACTCCAAAGGGTGAAGAAGCAATTGTATCGATCTTAGGAACGGGATCAAACTGCAGTTATTTTGATGGAAAAGTATTGCACCAAAAAGTTCAGTCATTGGGTTATATCGTAATGGATGACTGCAGCGGAAACGTTTTTGGAAAAGAATTAATTAGAAAATACTATTTTAATAAAATGCCAAAAGAATTAGCGGTAGAGCTTGAAAAAGAGTACGATGTTGATCCTGATTTTATTAAAAACAAATTATATAAAGAGCCAAATCCAAATGCTTATTTAGCAACTTATGCTAAGTTTTTAATTAAGCACAAAGACACTGAATTCTGCAGAAAAATTATTTTCAAAGGAATGAAATCTTTCGTTAAAAACTATATCAAACAATTTGATAACTGTAAAGAAGTTCAAGTGCATTTCGTGGGTTCTATCGCATTTTATTTAAAAGATGAACTGCAGGAAACATTTGATAAATACGAACTTAAATTAGGAAATGTATTAAGAAGACCAATTGATGGTTTAATTGCTTACCATGTCGCTAATCAATAG
- the gap gene encoding type I glyceraldehyde-3-phosphate dehydrogenase, which yields MSKVKLGINGFGRIGRIVFRESFNRDNVEVVAINDLLDVDHLAYLLKYDSVHGRFNGTVEVKEGKLYVNGRNIRITAERNPADLKWNEVDVDVVAECTGIFTTIETASEHLKGGAKKVIISAPSADAPMFVMGVNHETAKASDLVVSNASCTTNCLAPLAKVIHDNFEIVEGLMTTVHATTSTQMTADGPSRKDWRGGRAAAINIIPSSTGAAKAVGKVIPSLNGKLTGMSFRVPTADVSVVDLTVKVAKETTYEEIMAVLKKASETSLQGIMGFTEDAVVSQDFISDKRTSIIDATAGIGLNSTFFKLVSWYDNEYGYSSKLIDLSVHIAGLK from the coding sequence ATGTCAAAAGTAAAATTAGGAATAAACGGATTTGGACGTATCGGAAGAATCGTTTTTAGAGAGTCTTTCAATAGAGATAATGTAGAGGTTGTAGCGATCAACGATTTATTAGACGTAGATCACTTAGCTTACTTATTAAAATATGATTCAGTTCACGGTCGTTTCAACGGAACTGTTGAAGTTAAAGAAGGAAAATTATATGTAAACGGAAGAAACATCCGTATTACAGCTGAAAGAAATCCTGCTGACTTAAAATGGAACGAAGTTGATGTTGATGTAGTAGCAGAATGTACTGGTATTTTCACAACTATCGAAACTGCAAGCGAGCACTTAAAAGGAGGAGCTAAAAAAGTTATCATTTCTGCTCCATCTGCTGATGCTCCAATGTTTGTAATGGGAGTTAACCACGAAACTGCAAAAGCTTCTGATTTAGTTGTTTCTAACGCTTCTTGTACTACAAACTGTTTAGCTCCTTTAGCTAAAGTTATCCACGATAATTTCGAAATCGTTGAAGGTTTAATGACTACTGTTCACGCAACTACTTCAACTCAAATGACTGCTGACGGACCTTCTAGAAAAGACTGGAGAGGTGGACGTGCCGCAGCAATCAATATCATTCCTTCTTCAACTGGTGCTGCTAAAGCGGTTGGAAAAGTTATCCCTTCTTTGAATGGAAAATTAACTGGAATGTCTTTCCGTGTACCAACTGCTGACGTTTCTGTAGTAGATTTAACTGTAAAAGTTGCTAAAGAAACTACTTACGAAGAGATCATGGCTGTATTGAAAAAAGCTTCTGAAACTTCATTACAAGGTATCATGGGATTCACTGAAGATGCAGTTGTATCTCAGGATTTCATCTCAGATAAAAGAACTTCAATCATTGACGCTACTGCAGGAATTGGATTAAATTCTACTTTCTTCAAATTGGTATCTTGGTACGATAATGAGTACGGATATTCAAGCAAATTGATCGATTTATCTGTACATATTGCAGGTTTAAAATAA
- the pfkA gene encoding 6-phosphofructokinase, with the protein MSKTIKRVGVLTSGGDSPGMNAAIRSVVRTCAYHNIECIGIYRGYQGMIEGDFKEMGPRSVNNIVNKGGTILKSARSVDFRTPEGRKKAHENLLKAGIDALVVIGGDGSFTGGLVFNSEYNFPVMGIPGTIDNDIYGTSFTLGYDTALNTVVDCIDKIRDTASSHNRLFFVEVMGRDAGHIALNAGIGAGAEEILIPEEDLGLDRLLDSLQKSKASGKSSSIVVIAEGDKIGKNVFELKDYVEANLPEYDVRVSVLGHMQRGGSPSCFDRVLASRLGVKAVESLLEGKSNYMVGLKEDKVILTPLEQAIKGKSEIDRELLRVSDIMST; encoded by the coding sequence ATGTCAAAAACAATAAAAAGAGTAGGTGTTCTTACCTCAGGAGGAGACTCACCAGGAATGAATGCTGCAATACGATCAGTTGTTCGAACATGTGCTTATCATAATATAGAATGCATAGGGATTTATAGAGGGTATCAAGGAATGATCGAAGGAGATTTTAAAGAAATGGGCCCTCGAAGCGTTAATAATATTGTAAACAAAGGAGGAACGATCTTGAAATCGGCTCGTTCAGTTGACTTTAGAACACCTGAAGGTAGAAAAAAAGCTCATGAAAACCTTTTAAAAGCCGGCATTGATGCTTTGGTTGTAATTGGTGGTGACGGAAGTTTTACCGGAGGATTAGTTTTTAATTCAGAATACAATTTTCCTGTAATGGGAATCCCGGGTACAATTGATAATGATATTTACGGTACAAGTTTTACTTTAGGTTACGATACTGCTCTAAATACTGTTGTTGACTGTATTGATAAAATTAGAGATACTGCAAGTTCTCACAACCGTTTATTCTTTGTAGAGGTTATGGGTAGAGATGCAGGTCACATTGCACTTAACGCCGGAATTGGTGCAGGTGCAGAAGAAATCCTTATTCCTGAAGAAGATTTAGGTCTTGACAGATTGTTAGACTCTCTTCAAAAAAGTAAAGCTTCAGGGAAATCATCAAGTATAGTAGTTATTGCCGAAGGAGATAAAATTGGTAAAAATGTATTCGAATTAAAAGATTACGTAGAAGCTAATTTACCTGAATACGACGTAAGAGTTTCTGTTTTAGGACACATGCAGCGTGGTGGTTCGCCATCTTGCTTCGACCGTGTTCTGGCAAGCCGTCTTGGTGTAAAAGCCGTTGAATCTTTATTAGAAGGAAAATCTAACTATATGGTTGGTCTTAAAGAAGATAAAGTTATTTTAACTCCGCTTGAACAGGCTATCAAAGGAAAATCTGAAATTGATAGAGAATTATTGAGAGTATCAGACATTATGTCTACATAA
- a CDS encoding translocation/assembly module TamB domain-containing protein codes for MLILAITLSLPVVQTKIAKYVTETLNTDFKTDITIDKVAINIFGGVKLKKVLIRDHHKKTMIYSDIITTDILSIKRLIDGDLLFGDLRLTGLIFNIKTYKKEDENNINKFIKLFETKEEKKQSGKHFLFTAKNAYIEKGNFSVVDENKRTPRFLDFKKLNAYISDFKLYGPDVTTIIHRFSFLDHRGLYVSNFTGKFSYTKKQIQVENLAIKTKRSSIYGKAILNYKPGDFLDFTDKVQFNVALDSSSIASNDIRYFYDGLGKNQHFKVRTKIKGTLNNLNLNRLRLSDANGSKIFGTINFRNLLGTKEQKFSMDGKFDKLISSYDNLVVLLPGILGKSLPKELKRIGKFNIVGKAKVSTTALETDFKMATDLGNGKVDLHMNNMDFIDKASYSGNIVLDNFDVGTLLGRKDIGRTTLNVDVDGVGFTEKYLNTIVKGDITKLYYNKYNYSNIVVNGNFKLPYYKGQISVNDPNLNLTFDGLVDLSKRESRYDFHINVENSDLRKLKFINDSISHFKGDAVVQLTGNSIENLQGDILIKDAEYQNPKATYVFDEVKVSSNFDADRLRTITINSSDIVEGKIVGKFQFAQLDKLVMNSVGSLYTNYKPFKVKKGQFLRFNFHVYNKVVEMLYPEMKIDSSTVVRGKIDSDLQEFKFGFRSKQISAEKNTFDNIRISIDNKNPLYNAFIELDSIKTPYYKIRDFNLINVTSKDTLFVRSEFKGGDKGQDYFNLDLFHTIDKNKNNIVGIKKSEMKFKDYLWYLNENAQKDNQIVFDQYFKNFTINNIVLSHENQKIDLNGVIKGKDYKDVVLNFEDVDINKITPFNSKFVFNGNLNGNINYKQNKDVYQPTASIVVDHLNLNKVDLGTLNFDISGDQSFRKFTINSSIVNGFAESFRANGTFAIENKETMLDLNLKLEGFNLATLGTVGGDVLSNVRGSVSGNAAVVGNLKKPEINGRLYVEKAGMTIPYLNTDYELSDRTVIDLTDEKFLFRNNQLTDTKFGTKGLLNGTIEHHNFGDWKLDLNITSKRLVALDTKDSEDAAYFGTAFINGTASIKGPVESLFIKVDAKSEKGTEVKIPISNVQNSGESSWIHFVTPKEKYNLANGIVEKTRNYNGLELEFDFDITPDAEVEVILDRNSGHGMKGKGYGSLLFKINTLGKFNMWGDFQAYEGTYNFKYGGLIDKKFAVKKGGSIIWEGNPMKAQLNLEAVYRTTANPAVLLDNSSFNKKVPVEVVIGLRGDLTSPEPNFDIQFPSVSSVLKSEIQYKLDDKDIRQTQALYLLSTGSFMSQDGFNQSDLSGTFAETAASLLGGIIKSDNDLFDINLNFVSADRRIGQEADGQFVANISSQVNERITINGKVGVPVGGVNESAIVGDIEILYRVNEDGSMNLRLFNKENDINYVGQGIGYTQGVGISYEVDFDTFSELVNKLFKSHKLENAIKNSDEFQDSNLNPDFINFKNKEAEKEKDKKKNQEKEKEEKPKPQNNNEGLIPDNDF; via the coding sequence TTGCTGATACTTGCTATCACACTTTCTTTACCTGTCGTTCAGACCAAAATTGCCAAATATGTAACCGAAACTCTTAATACTGATTTTAAAACAGATATTACTATTGATAAGGTTGCGATTAATATTTTTGGCGGTGTAAAACTTAAAAAAGTCCTCATTCGGGATCATCACAAAAAAACGATGATCTATTCAGATATCATTACTACAGATATTTTAAGTATAAAACGTCTTATCGACGGCGATTTGCTTTTTGGTGATCTTCGTTTAACGGGGTTGATTTTTAATATCAAAACGTATAAAAAAGAAGATGAAAACAATATTAATAAGTTTATTAAATTGTTTGAAACGAAAGAAGAAAAGAAGCAGTCTGGCAAACATTTTCTTTTTACAGCTAAAAATGCCTACATCGAAAAGGGAAATTTCTCTGTTGTTGATGAAAATAAAAGAACACCTCGTTTTTTAGATTTTAAAAAGCTAAACGCTTATATCAGCGATTTTAAATTATACGGCCCAGATGTTACAACAATAATTCACAGGTTTTCATTTTTAGATCACCGCGGACTTTATGTTTCTAATTTTACCGGAAAATTCAGTTATACTAAAAAACAGATTCAGGTTGAAAATCTGGCAATTAAAACCAAAAGATCTTCAATTTACGGAAAAGCGATTTTAAATTATAAACCGGGAGATTTTCTGGATTTTACTGATAAAGTTCAGTTTAATGTAGCTTTAGATTCATCTTCAATAGCTTCAAATGATATTCGTTATTTTTATGACGGATTGGGCAAAAACCAGCATTTTAAAGTTAGAACAAAGATTAAAGGAACTTTAAATAATCTGAATTTGAATCGTTTGAGACTTAGTGATGCAAATGGTTCAAAAATCTTCGGAACAATTAATTTTAGAAATCTTTTAGGAACTAAAGAACAAAAGTTCTCAATGGACGGGAAGTTCGATAAATTAATTTCGAGCTATGATAATCTGGTGGTTTTGCTGCCTGGAATTTTAGGAAAAAGCCTTCCGAAAGAATTAAAAAGAATTGGGAAATTTAATATTGTTGGTAAAGCAAAAGTTTCAACAACCGCGCTGGAAACTGACTTTAAAATGGCGACTGATTTAGGAAACGGTAAAGTAGATCTTCATATGAATAATATGGATTTTATCGACAAGGCTTCTTATTCCGGAAATATAGTTTTAGATAATTTTGATGTTGGAACTTTACTGGGTCGAAAAGATATTGGCAGAACTACTTTAAATGTTGATGTTGACGGTGTTGGTTTCACCGAAAAATATTTGAATACTATTGTAAAAGGAGATATTACAAAGTTGTACTATAATAAGTATAATTACAGCAATATTGTTGTAAACGGTAATTTTAAGCTTCCTTATTATAAAGGACAGATTTCTGTAAACGACCCGAACTTAAACCTGACATTTGATGGTTTGGTTGATTTAAGTAAAAGAGAAAGCCGTTATGATTTTCATATCAATGTTGAAAATTCAGATTTGCGAAAACTGAAATTCATAAACGATTCGATTTCACATTTTAAAGGTGATGCTGTTGTACAGTTAACCGGAAATTCTATAGAAAATCTTCAGGGCGATATTTTAATTAAGGATGCTGAATATCAAAACCCAAAAGCGACTTATGTTTTTGATGAAGTAAAAGTTAGTTCAAATTTCGATGCCGACAGACTTCGTACTATTACGATTAATTCTTCTGACATTGTGGAAGGAAAAATTGTGGGGAAATTTCAGTTTGCTCAATTAGACAAATTGGTAATGAATTCCGTTGGAAGTTTATATACTAATTATAAACCTTTTAAAGTTAAAAAAGGACAGTTTTTACGTTTTAATTTTCATGTATATAATAAGGTAGTAGAAATGCTTTATCCCGAAATGAAAATTGATTCGAGTACAGTTGTACGAGGAAAAATCGATTCAGATTTGCAGGAGTTTAAATTTGGCTTTAGATCAAAACAAATCAGCGCTGAAAAAAACACGTTTGATAATATCAGAATCAGTATCGATAATAAAAACCCGCTTTATAATGCTTTCATTGAGCTGGATAGTATAAAAACGCCTTACTATAAAATTCGTGATTTCAATTTAATCAACGTAACATCAAAAGATACTTTGTTTGTTCGTTCGGAGTTTAAGGGCGGCGACAAAGGACAGGATTATTTCAATCTGGATTTATTTCATACTATCGATAAAAACAAAAACAATATCGTAGGAATCAAAAAGTCTGAAATGAAGTTTAAAGACTATTTGTGGTATTTAAATGAAAATGCGCAAAAGGATAATCAAATCGTTTTTGATCAGTATTTTAAAAACTTCACGATTAATAATATCGTTCTTTCGCACGAAAACCAAAAAATTGACCTGAATGGTGTTATAAAAGGAAAAGATTATAAAGATGTCGTCCTCAATTTTGAAGATGTAGACATCAATAAGATTACGCCTTTTAATTCGAAGTTTGTTTTCAACGGAAATTTAAACGGAAACATAAATTATAAGCAGAATAAAGATGTTTATCAGCCCACGGCCAGTATTGTGGTTGATCATCTCAATTTGAATAAAGTCGATTTAGGAACGCTTAATTTTGATATTTCCGGAGATCAGAGTTTTAGAAAATTCACGATCAATTCTTCTATAGTAAATGGTTTTGCAGAGTCGTTTAGAGCAAACGGTACTTTTGCGATTGAAAATAAAGAAACCATGCTGGATTTGAATTTAAAGTTAGAAGGATTTAATCTCGCAACTTTAGGTACAGTAGGCGGCGATGTTTTGTCTAATGTAAGGGGTTCTGTTTCTGGAAATGCGGCTGTGGTTGGGAATTTGAAAAAACCGGAAATCAACGGACGCTTGTATGTTGAAAAAGCCGGGATGACAATTCCATATCTTAATACTGATTATGAATTAAGCGACAGAACGGTTATCGATTTAACCGATGAAAAATTTCTGTTTAGAAACAACCAGTTAACCGATACTAAATTTGGCACCAAAGGATTGCTGAACGGAACTATAGAGCATCATAATTTTGGAGACTGGAAATTAGACTTAAATATAACATCAAAACGATTAGTAGCACTTGATACTAAAGACAGTGAAGATGCAGCTTATTTTGGAACTGCATTTATAAACGGAACGGCAAGTATAAAAGGTCCTGTAGAAAGCTTATTTATCAAGGTTGATGCAAAATCTGAGAAAGGCACAGAAGTTAAAATTCCGATTAGTAATGTGCAGAATTCCGGAGAAAGCAGCTGGATTCATTTTGTAACACCAAAAGAGAAATACAATCTGGCAAATGGTATTGTTGAAAAAACAAGAAATTATAATGGTCTTGAACTGGAATTTGATTTTGATATTACGCCAGATGCCGAAGTTGAAGTCATTCTGGATAGAAATTCCGGACACGGTATGAAAGGTAAAGGTTACGGATCTTTATTGTTTAAAATCAACACACTGGGTAAATTTAATATGTGGGGGGATTTCCAGGCATACGAAGGAACTTATAACTTTAAATACGGAGGTTTAATCGATAAAAAATTCGCAGTTAAAAAAGGAGGATCTATTATTTGGGAAGGAAACCCGATGAAAGCACAGCTTAATTTAGAAGCCGTGTATAGAACTACTGCCAATCCTGCGGTATTATTAGATAATTCATCTTTTAATAAAAAAGTACCGGTTGAAGTAGTTATTGGTTTAAGAGGAGATTTAACTAGTCCTGAACCTAATTTTGATATTCAGTTTCCATCGGTAAGCAGCGTGTTGAAATCTGAAATTCAGTATAAATTAGACGATAAAGATATTCGACAAACACAAGCTTTGTATTTACTGTCTACAGGTTCATTTATGAGTCAGGACGGATTTAATCAAAGCGATTTATCCGGAACATTTGCAGAAACGGCGGCTAGTTTGCTTGGTGGCATTATAAAATCAGATAATGACCTTTTTGATATCAACCTGAATTTCGTTTCGGCAGACAGAAGAATAGGTCAGGAAGCTGACGGACAGTTTGTTGCTAATATTTCATCGCAGGTTAATGAGCGTATTACAATAAACGGAAAAGTGGGAGTTCCTGTCGGCGGAGTAAACGAATCGGCAATTGTGGGAGATATTGAAATTTTATATCGTGTAAACGAAGATGGATCGATGAACCTTCGATTATTCAATAAAGAAAATGATATCAATTATGTAGGTCAGGGAATTGGATATACGCAAGGTGTAGGTATTTCGTATGAAGTCGATTTTGATACCTTTAGCGAACTTGTAAATAAACTTTTCAAAAGCCATAAACTCGAAAATGCCATAAAAAATTCGGATGAATTTCAGGATTCTAATCTAAATCCGGATTTTATTAACTTCAAAAACAAGGAAGCAGAAAAAGAGAAAGATAAAAAGAAGAATCAGGAAAAAGAAAAGGAAGAAAAACCGAAACCTCAAAACAATAATGAAGGGTTAATTCCTGATAACGACTTTTAG